The following are encoded in a window of Streptomyces sp. Go-475 genomic DNA:
- a CDS encoding alpha/beta fold hydrolase, giving the protein MADPDAWFVVPRPRPDARRRMLLFPHAGGGANYYRAWAAHLPPHVELRIVQYPGREHRMAEPLVPDMATLAGAVADAVAGASGPALPTTFVGHSMGASVAYEVARLLEDDFGERLEHLVVSGRSAPGTPAGQASRTGSLTDDELRADLAGEGGTDPRLLDAPDVRAVILPIVRNDYRLLQGYTARPVPLRCDLTAVVGDCDPSVPVHAARPWEQCTKGRFRLHVQPGGHFYFRTRLPDVVPLLTERP; this is encoded by the coding sequence ATGGCTGACCCAGATGCCTGGTTCGTGGTGCCCCGTCCGCGCCCGGACGCCCGGCGCCGGATGCTCCTCTTCCCGCACGCGGGCGGCGGCGCGAACTACTACCGCGCCTGGGCCGCGCACCTCCCCCCGCACGTGGAGCTGCGGATCGTGCAGTACCCCGGGCGGGAGCACCGCATGGCGGAGCCGCTCGTCCCCGACATGGCGACCCTCGCGGGAGCGGTGGCCGACGCGGTCGCCGGGGCGTCCGGGCCCGCGCTGCCCACGACGTTCGTCGGCCACAGCATGGGCGCGTCCGTCGCCTACGAGGTCGCGCGGCTGCTGGAGGACGACTTCGGGGAGCGCCTCGAACATCTCGTCGTCTCGGGCCGGTCGGCGCCCGGCACCCCGGCCGGCCAGGCCTCCCGCACCGGTTCGCTGACCGACGACGAGCTGCGGGCGGACCTCGCCGGTGAGGGCGGTACGGACCCGAGGCTGCTGGACGCCCCGGACGTGCGGGCGGTCATCCTCCCGATCGTGCGCAACGACTACCGGCTGCTGCAGGGGTACACCGCCCGGCCCGTTCCCCTCCGCTGCGACCTCACGGCCGTCGTCGGTGACTGCGACCCCTCGGTCCCGGTGCACGCGGCCCGGCCCTGGGAACAATGCACGAAGGGCCGGTTCCGGCTCCACGTCCAGCCAGGCGGCCACTTCTATTTCCGCACGCGGCTCCCCGACGTCGTACCCCTGCTCACGGAGCGACCGTAG
- a CDS encoding vanadium-dependent haloperoxidase, which translates to MSDRRFAARDARVRAAEAEFQRHVPVHSANGEETDHPFVASYSKALPHDKFGEVDPAAYHLLRRALATGSYEDFERIPLAGTRKLTNPQAGLAFDSQGPDAQAVSMPPAPRIDSAQNSAEAVELYWMALCRDVLFTRFAESELVAEAAGELSGLADFRAPKLDGQVTPQTLFRGDTRGDLAGPYLSQFLLKDIPYGTLLIDQRQDTLVRPVDHLTTWGDWLEVQNGSEPEPDERDFATRRYIQTPRDLAHYVHFDALYEAYLNAALILLGNNAPVDAGNPYTFSRNQIGFGTYGGPHILSLVTEVATRALKAVWFQKWYVHRRLRPEEFGGRVHQQLRGQREYPIDSGVLDSVAVKRVFEKHGSYLLPQAFPEGSPTHPSYGSGHATVAGACVTILKAWFDESHILADPVVPSTDGTALEPYTGPDADRLTVGGELNKVAANIATGRNMAGVHWRTDYTQAVRLGEEIAIGVLREAKEATLEDAVFTLSRFDGTTLAI; encoded by the coding sequence ATGAGTGATCGTCGCTTTGCCGCGCGCGACGCGCGGGTCCGGGCCGCCGAGGCGGAGTTCCAGCGCCACGTGCCGGTCCACTCCGCCAACGGGGAGGAGACGGACCACCCCTTCGTCGCGAGCTACTCCAAGGCGTTACCGCACGACAAGTTCGGAGAGGTCGACCCGGCCGCGTACCACCTGCTGCGCAGGGCGCTGGCCACGGGCAGCTACGAGGACTTCGAGCGCATCCCGCTCGCGGGCACGCGCAAGCTGACCAACCCGCAGGCCGGACTGGCCTTCGACTCGCAGGGCCCGGACGCCCAGGCGGTGTCCATGCCGCCCGCGCCGCGCATCGACAGCGCGCAGAACTCCGCCGAGGCGGTCGAGCTGTACTGGATGGCGCTGTGCCGCGACGTGCTGTTCACCCGGTTCGCCGAGAGTGAGCTGGTCGCCGAGGCGGCCGGTGAACTGAGCGGGCTGGCGGACTTCCGGGCGCCGAAGCTGGACGGTCAGGTCACCCCGCAGACCCTCTTCCGCGGGGACACGCGGGGCGATCTGGCAGGGCCGTACCTGTCGCAGTTCCTGCTCAAGGACATCCCGTACGGCACGCTGCTGATCGACCAGCGGCAGGACACCCTCGTCCGCCCGGTCGACCACCTGACCACCTGGGGCGACTGGCTGGAGGTGCAGAACGGCTCCGAACCCGAGCCGGACGAGCGGGACTTCGCCACCCGGCGCTACATCCAGACCCCACGCGACCTGGCGCACTACGTCCACTTCGACGCGCTGTACGAGGCGTACCTCAACGCCGCGCTCATCCTGCTGGGCAACAACGCGCCGGTGGACGCGGGCAATCCGTACACCTTCTCCCGCAACCAGATCGGCTTCGGGACGTACGGCGGCCCGCACATCCTCTCCCTGGTGACCGAGGTGGCCACCCGCGCGCTGAAGGCGGTGTGGTTCCAGAAGTGGTACGTGCACCGGCGGCTGCGCCCGGAGGAGTTCGGCGGCCGGGTCCACCAGCAGCTGCGCGGGCAACGCGAGTACCCGATCGACTCCGGCGTGCTGGACTCCGTCGCCGTCAAGCGGGTCTTCGAGAAGCACGGCAGCTATCTGCTGCCGCAAGCCTTCCCGGAGGGCAGCCCGACCCATCCCTCGTACGGATCCGGACACGCCACGGTCGCCGGGGCGTGCGTCACCATCCTCAAGGCGTGGTTCGACGAGTCGCACATCCTGGCCGACCCTGTCGTCCCCAGCACGGACGGCACCGCCCTGGAGCCGTACACCGGCCCGGACGCCGACCGGCTCACCGTCGGCGGTGAGCTCAACAAGGTCGCCGCCAACATCGCCACCGGCCGCAACATGGCCGGCGTGCACTGGCGCACCGACTACACCCAGGCGGTCCGCCTGGGCGAGGAGATCGCCATCGGCGTCCTGCGCGAGGCCAAGGAGGCCACGCTGGAGGACGCGGTCTTCACCCTCAGCCGCTTCGACGGCACCACCCTCGCCATCTGA
- a CDS encoding DUF6131 family protein, whose amino-acid sequence MIVLGIILLVVGFVTGVSVLWTIGIVLVAVGAILWVLGAMGHAVAGRRHYW is encoded by the coding sequence ATGATCGTCCTGGGCATCATCCTGCTCGTCGTCGGCTTCGTCACCGGCGTATCCGTCCTGTGGACCATCGGGATCGTCCTGGTAGCCGTCGGAGCGATCCTGTGGGTCCTCGGGGCGATGGGACACGCCGTCGCCGGACGACGTCACTACTGGTGA
- a CDS encoding cytochrome P450, which yields MTSTAPPPIPRAAGSFPFIGHALKMRDNLGFIDSLRETREPLVEIVLQPGTRTVVVQDPALIHQMLKALAPSLDKGRLYDKLGQLLGDSVVTATGRNHVRKRRQVQPAFAHAEISRYVDIMRAEVTATVAGWKPGRALDVREAMVGLSLDMLAKTVFSGSLDDAVFRRLRSDLSVVMNDVGVRMMLPDWAERLPLPFNRRFDRARAGVRATVNTAVAELQASGHDTGDMLSMLLRAVDEETGEPLTGDQICSEILTLAVAGTETTASVLSWTLYELARHPGIEARVLTELDEVLGERPVTFDDVTRLPYLNRVITETLRLHHPGWLVTRRTTEETRLGAWTLPAGTELAYCQHALHRDPERFPRPLTFDPDRWNDPAQEPVPGAFLPFGEGKHKCMGDRFARTEMVTALATMLRSVRLELAEGQAVRQVARLTVRPRELRMTIRPRNRPRAEAGL from the coding sequence GTGACGTCCACTGCGCCTCCCCCCATACCTCGGGCCGCAGGATCGTTTCCGTTCATCGGCCACGCTCTGAAGATGCGCGACAACCTCGGCTTCATCGACTCGCTGCGCGAGACACGGGAACCACTCGTCGAGATCGTCCTGCAACCCGGGACGCGCACCGTCGTCGTCCAGGACCCGGCCCTGATCCACCAGATGCTCAAAGCCCTGGCGCCCAGCCTCGACAAGGGCCGGCTCTACGACAAGCTGGGCCAACTGCTGGGCGACAGTGTCGTCACCGCCACCGGCCGGAATCACGTGCGCAAACGTCGCCAGGTGCAACCGGCGTTCGCCCACGCCGAGATCAGCCGGTACGTCGACATCATGCGCGCCGAGGTGACGGCCACGGTCGCCGGCTGGAAACCCGGGCGGGCCCTCGACGTACGCGAGGCGATGGTCGGGCTGAGCCTCGACATGCTGGCCAAGACGGTGTTCTCGGGCAGCCTCGACGACGCCGTCTTCCGCCGACTGCGCAGCGACCTGTCGGTGGTGATGAACGACGTCGGCGTGCGCATGATGCTGCCCGACTGGGCCGAGCGCCTGCCGCTGCCCTTCAACCGCCGCTTCGACCGGGCCCGGGCCGGCGTACGCGCCACCGTCAACACCGCCGTCGCCGAACTGCAGGCCTCCGGGCACGACACCGGGGACATGCTCTCCATGCTGCTGCGCGCCGTCGACGAGGAGACCGGCGAGCCGTTGACCGGGGACCAGATCTGCTCCGAGATCCTCACCCTGGCCGTGGCGGGCACCGAGACCACCGCGTCGGTGCTGTCCTGGACCCTGTACGAACTCGCCCGCCACCCCGGCATCGAGGCCCGGGTCCTGACCGAGCTGGACGAGGTCCTCGGCGAACGGCCGGTCACCTTCGACGACGTGACCCGGCTGCCGTACCTGAACCGGGTGATCACCGAGACCCTGCGGCTGCACCACCCCGGCTGGCTGGTCACCCGCCGTACCACCGAGGAGACCCGGCTCGGCGCGTGGACGCTGCCCGCCGGCACCGAACTGGCCTACTGCCAGCACGCCCTGCACCGCGACCCCGAGCGCTTCCCCCGTCCGCTCACCTTCGACCCGGACCGGTGGAACGACCCCGCGCAGGAGCCTGTGCCGGGCGCGTTCCTGCCCTTCGGGGAGGGCAAGCACAAGTGCATGGGGGACCGTTTCGCCCGCACCGAGATGGTCACGGCGCTCGCGACGATGCTGCGTTCGGTACGGCTGGAGCTCGCCGAGGGACAGGCCGTCCGCCAGGTCGCCCGGCTCACCGTGCGGCCGCGCGAACTGCGGATGACCATCCGCCCCCGCAACCGCCCCCGAGCCGAGGCCGGCCTCTAG
- a CDS encoding MMPL family transporter translates to MSALLRIAGRPRLLLSCVVALLVGAVLVGGGLTDRLQLGGTEDPAAESSLAAETMDAKFPASRPNLVLLVKAEADAPTTKREGTALAQRLAREQGITGVVDYWQTGDPGLRAKDGRYALIVAHIKGNETQAGKVFERIEDDYRGTIGDLEVSLGGTVAVRNESQQQTADDLVKSELIAFPLVLLILLLAFGSVVSALLPLGIGVIAILGTNAVLTGITHLTDVSVFAQNLTTALGFGLAIDYALLIVRRYREELKRDPDTARALSATMHSAGRTVLFSAFVVAVSLAAMLIFPMYFLRSFAYAGITVVALAALAALIVLPALLLLLGHRVDALRLRRKGSQEREAAAQRRWRALAGATMRRAPLVTVLVTAVLILVGLPFLKVEFGTVDDRTLGEKAEARIVHNTLRESFPVSPTGGIDVLAQDGEQRDVGAYAEKLSALKGVARVDSPTGTYQDGQLVQPPTAANATRAVSGTDYLTVWPVPTIEDISVESQELVKRVRAVEEPPSSSVRVGGQAAMLVDSRAVIGELLPYALLFIVLVTLVMIFLMTGSLVLPFLAVVLNALSLTAMFGAAVWVFQEGHLSGLLGFTATGFIETSLPVLMFCLTFGLSMDYSLFILSRIKENYDRHGDHREAVRSGIAQTGGVITAAAVLLTIVMVAIGTSQITLTKMLGLGVALAILVDATLVRCLLVPALMAIFGRAIWWAPKSLQRFRIREEATQPSAPGGGGDEGTSLVSASDSKRGGGDG, encoded by the coding sequence ATGTCAGCTTTACTTCGAATCGCAGGACGGCCCAGGCTGCTGCTGTCCTGTGTCGTCGCGCTGCTGGTGGGCGCGGTTCTCGTGGGCGGCGGTCTCACCGACCGGCTCCAACTCGGCGGCACCGAGGACCCGGCCGCGGAGTCCAGCCTGGCGGCCGAGACGATGGACGCCAAGTTCCCGGCCAGCAGGCCCAATCTCGTCCTGCTCGTGAAGGCGGAGGCCGACGCCCCCACCACGAAACGGGAGGGCACCGCGCTGGCCCAGCGGCTGGCCCGGGAGCAGGGCATCACCGGTGTCGTCGACTACTGGCAGACCGGTGACCCCGGACTGCGCGCGAAGGACGGCCGCTACGCGCTGATCGTCGCCCACATCAAAGGCAACGAGACCCAGGCGGGCAAGGTCTTCGAGCGCATCGAGGACGACTACCGGGGCACCATCGGTGACCTGGAGGTGTCCCTCGGCGGCACCGTCGCCGTGCGCAACGAGTCACAGCAGCAGACCGCCGACGACCTGGTGAAGTCCGAGCTGATCGCCTTTCCGCTGGTGCTCCTCATCCTGCTGCTGGCGTTCGGCAGCGTCGTCTCCGCGCTGCTGCCGCTCGGCATCGGCGTGATCGCCATCCTGGGGACCAACGCGGTCCTGACGGGGATCACGCACCTGACCGACGTGTCGGTCTTCGCGCAGAACCTGACGACGGCACTCGGGTTCGGCCTGGCGATCGACTACGCGCTCCTCATCGTCCGGCGCTACCGGGAGGAGCTGAAGCGCGATCCCGACACCGCGCGGGCCCTCAGCGCCACGATGCACAGCGCCGGCCGGACGGTCCTGTTCTCGGCCTTCGTCGTGGCCGTGTCGCTCGCCGCGATGCTGATCTTCCCCATGTACTTCCTGCGCTCGTTCGCGTACGCAGGCATCACCGTGGTGGCGCTCGCCGCGCTCGCCGCGCTCATCGTGCTGCCCGCCCTGCTGCTGCTCCTCGGCCACCGGGTGGACGCGCTGCGGCTGCGCCGCAAGGGCAGCCAGGAGCGGGAGGCCGCCGCGCAACGCCGCTGGCGTGCCCTCGCCGGGGCGACGATGCGCCGTGCGCCGCTGGTCACCGTGCTCGTCACCGCGGTTCTGATCCTGGTCGGCCTCCCCTTCCTGAAGGTCGAGTTCGGCACGGTGGACGACCGGACGCTCGGCGAGAAGGCCGAGGCCCGGATCGTCCACAACACCCTGCGCGAGTCCTTCCCCGTCAGTCCGACCGGCGGCATCGACGTACTGGCCCAGGACGGGGAGCAGCGGGACGTCGGCGCCTACGCCGAGAAGCTGTCCGCGCTGAAGGGCGTGGCCCGCGTGGACAGCCCGACCGGCACCTACCAGGACGGACAGCTGGTCCAGCCGCCCACCGCGGCGAACGCGACCCGCGCGGTGTCGGGCACCGACTACCTGACCGTCTGGCCCGTCCCCACCATCGAGGACATCTCCGTCGAGAGCCAGGAACTCGTCAAGCGCGTCCGGGCCGTCGAGGAGCCGCCCTCGTCCTCGGTGAGGGTCGGCGGGCAGGCCGCCATGCTGGTGGACAGCCGGGCCGTCATCGGTGAACTCCTGCCGTACGCGCTGCTGTTCATCGTCCTGGTCACCCTCGTCATGATCTTCCTCATGACCGGTTCGCTGGTGCTCCCGTTCCTGGCGGTCGTGCTCAACGCGCTCAGCCTCACCGCGATGTTCGGGGCCGCCGTCTGGGTGTTCCAGGAGGGCCACCTCAGTGGGCTGCTCGGCTTCACGGCCACCGGGTTCATCGAGACCTCGCTGCCCGTGCTGATGTTCTGCCTGACCTTCGGTCTGTCGATGGACTACTCCCTGTTCATCCTGTCGCGGATCAAGGAGAACTACGACCGGCACGGCGACCACCGCGAGGCCGTGCGCTCCGGCATCGCGCAGACCGGAGGGGTGATCACCGCCGCCGCGGTGCTGCTCACCATCGTGATGGTGGCCATCGGCACCTCGCAGATCACCCTCACCAAGATGCTGGGCCTGGGCGTCGCCCTGGCCATCCTGGTGGACGCCACCCTGGTGCGGTGCCTGCTGGTGCCCGCCCTCATGGCGATCTTCGGCCGCGCCATCTGGTGGGCCCCGAAGTCGCTCCAGCGCTTCCGGATCCGCGAGGAGGCGACGCAGCCGTCCGCACCGGGTGGGGGAGGGGACGAGGGGACGTCGCTCGTCTCCGCCTCGGACAGCAAGCGCGGCGGCGGCGATGGCTGA
- a CDS encoding FG-GAP-like repeat-containing protein → MPDRLCARGRSAAYTALLFALTLSVLLTALLPVGAAQASDGGGTASSAPAPAPSPTPASASSAAAEDCATLPLAPFGDPGSAVGKATVAADGSACFTFTAEQPGLHRVLTERSATTAEVFDGETPLDCYDITWGDGWCELPRAGAFTLKLTNTSWGAGSREIPVTVTPLATTAGCARETGTSWDLPPVTGSAVSPYGLVCHPFTGKPGERITVDFGTDTHGESVNWITDETGAHICPHFNEDDSDGCVLPGDGPYRVLGHVRQAERGFPAPYTLKIRRLSDPAGCARVPVNAYNSAPTTVDPATGCKVFTAARAGRYSVYEVTDGARSSLTVYDRGGKAVCAGCGIPAGDYTVLTDHPTLVLDRAGTAGCEPVELGTHQGTFATAGETDCLTLPLPEGARTAALTPLSGPAPQPEVVVVDADGVQRCNGESLGAGTCALTGSAPFRALVSTDDDNTATGSYRLALHRTDAASGCPDIPAGDFTAGGATARFGTGDGVFSHCLSIPADDHSAMENLQLRAVSGGSTAEFSVLDADGKQVCDVWPSLSTWTTCALAPGVAHTVLVTGRDSAAEYTLARRDVTATARGCAANPATAVGGPSTGGTPAAPGLLLCRQVTTADAGDTLHLDVRDPLGTANILVYDAEGEAVCSYRNKACAVTGSTSYQVLVTVPANLKAAASYRFDALRIATPAGPAAECAEVPNVSYGYGPVTGTLDEQHSAVCAALPTAYSDRFDFVAGDTAGGTQTAVPALYDASLDNTCTLYTPTGYKCSVNEPYTTAVTPSILVVGLPEKASRTAYKAELVCTSSLCGTEKITVGTVTPAGGVSGTRTTVTVTGTALHEDDKVRIGKSGKTVESTTTSVASDRKSLTAVLDLTGLTPGDWNLSVITHNGWEYPRGTFTVSPAPLENTTAPAVTGTARVGSRLTAAPGSWTPAPDSYTYQWKADGQVISGATAATYLVPASLRGKKVTVAVTARKSGRQSTTAESSARVITAAPRDHAGTGAVPDGVGDLLTLNSSGSLTFHHGSGTGVFSGKTSGSGWPASVRAIPFGDVNGDRCNDVLVRMADGSLRAYRPGCGKAVTPSTSYVSLGTGWNQYDVLTSPGDITGDGRADLITRNSSTGAVYLHKGTSDGKPATRVKLYDNWKGYKKVVGVGDLNGDGHGDLVAQDASNELWRYNGTGTGKFASRTKVFDDWGASYNVVVGVGDITRDGKADLVSRDTSGNLWRNSGNGSGSFSGRVKIATGWQGYKALF, encoded by the coding sequence ATGCCCGACCGTCTGTGCGCACGCGGGAGATCCGCGGCGTACACCGCGCTCCTGTTCGCACTCACCCTGTCGGTCCTGCTGACGGCCCTTCTCCCGGTCGGCGCGGCGCAGGCGTCCGACGGCGGCGGTACCGCGTCGTCCGCCCCGGCCCCCGCCCCGTCGCCGACCCCGGCCTCCGCCTCCTCCGCCGCCGCCGAGGACTGCGCCACCCTTCCGCTCGCCCCCTTCGGCGACCCGGGTTCCGCGGTGGGCAAGGCGACGGTCGCCGCCGACGGCAGCGCCTGCTTCACCTTCACCGCCGAGCAGCCCGGGCTGCACCGCGTGCTGACGGAGCGGAGCGCGACGACCGCCGAGGTCTTCGACGGCGAGACCCCGTTGGACTGCTACGACATCACGTGGGGCGACGGCTGGTGCGAGCTGCCGCGCGCCGGTGCCTTCACCCTGAAGCTGACCAACACCAGCTGGGGGGCCGGGAGCCGCGAGATCCCCGTGACCGTCACCCCGCTGGCCACCACCGCGGGCTGTGCGCGGGAGACCGGCACCTCGTGGGACCTGCCCCCGGTCACCGGCTCCGCGGTCTCTCCGTACGGCCTCGTGTGCCATCCCTTCACGGGAAAGCCCGGCGAGCGGATCACGGTCGACTTCGGCACCGACACGCACGGCGAGAGCGTCAACTGGATCACCGATGAGACGGGTGCCCACATCTGCCCGCACTTCAACGAGGACGACAGCGACGGGTGTGTGCTGCCCGGCGACGGGCCGTACCGGGTGCTGGGGCACGTCCGCCAGGCCGAGCGCGGCTTCCCCGCCCCGTACACCCTGAAGATCCGCCGGTTGTCCGACCCCGCGGGTTGTGCGCGTGTCCCGGTGAACGCGTACAACTCCGCGCCCACCACGGTGGATCCGGCCACCGGCTGCAAGGTCTTCACCGCCGCGCGGGCGGGACGGTACAGCGTGTACGAGGTGACGGACGGGGCGCGTTCCTCCCTCACCGTGTACGACCGTGGGGGGAAGGCCGTGTGCGCCGGCTGTGGCATCCCCGCCGGTGACTACACGGTCCTCACCGACCATCCCACCCTCGTCCTCGACCGCGCCGGCACCGCCGGCTGCGAGCCCGTCGAACTCGGCACCCACCAGGGCACCTTCGCCACGGCGGGCGAGACCGACTGCCTGACACTGCCACTGCCCGAGGGCGCCCGGACGGCCGCGCTGACGCCCCTGAGCGGCCCCGCTCCGCAGCCGGAGGTCGTGGTCGTCGACGCCGACGGCGTCCAGCGGTGCAACGGGGAGTCCCTCGGCGCGGGCACCTGCGCGCTGACCGGCTCCGCCCCGTTCCGCGCCCTGGTGTCCACCGACGACGACAACACGGCGACCGGCTCGTACCGCCTCGCCCTGCACCGCACCGACGCGGCGAGCGGCTGCCCGGACATCCCCGCGGGCGACTTCACCGCCGGCGGCGCCACGGCCCGGTTCGGTACCGGCGACGGCGTCTTCTCCCACTGCCTGTCCATCCCGGCGGACGACCACAGCGCGATGGAGAACCTCCAGCTGCGGGCCGTCTCCGGCGGCTCCACCGCCGAGTTCTCGGTGCTGGACGCCGACGGCAAGCAGGTCTGTGACGTCTGGCCCTCCCTGTCCACCTGGACCACCTGTGCCCTCGCCCCGGGCGTCGCGCACACGGTGCTGGTCACCGGCCGCGACTCCGCCGCCGAGTACACCCTCGCCCGGCGTGACGTCACCGCCACCGCCCGGGGCTGCGCGGCGAACCCGGCGACCGCGGTGGGCGGCCCGTCCACGGGCGGCACTCCGGCCGCACCCGGCCTGCTGCTCTGCCGTCAGGTGACCACCGCCGACGCCGGCGACACCCTGCACCTCGATGTCCGCGACCCGCTGGGCACCGCCAACATCCTGGTGTACGACGCGGAGGGCGAGGCCGTCTGCTCGTACCGCAACAAGGCGTGCGCGGTCACCGGCTCCACCAGCTACCAGGTCCTCGTCACCGTCCCGGCGAACCTGAAGGCCGCCGCGTCCTACCGGTTCGACGCGTTGCGCATCGCGACCCCCGCCGGACCGGCCGCCGAGTGCGCCGAGGTCCCGAACGTCAGCTACGGGTACGGGCCGGTCACCGGCACCCTGGACGAGCAGCACAGCGCGGTCTGCGCGGCGCTGCCCACCGCGTACAGCGACCGCTTCGACTTCGTGGCCGGCGACACCGCGGGCGGCACCCAGACGGCCGTTCCCGCGCTGTACGACGCCAGCCTGGACAACACCTGCACGCTGTACACCCCGACCGGCTACAAGTGCTCCGTGAACGAGCCGTACACGACGGCGGTCACCCCGAGCATCCTGGTCGTCGGGCTGCCCGAGAAGGCCTCGCGGACCGCCTACAAGGCGGAACTCGTCTGTACGTCCTCGCTCTGCGGCACCGAGAAGATCACCGTCGGCACGGTCACCCCGGCCGGCGGCGTCAGCGGCACCAGGACCACGGTGACCGTGACGGGCACCGCCCTGCACGAGGACGACAAGGTACGGATCGGCAAGTCCGGCAAGACGGTCGAGTCCACCACCACCTCGGTGGCCTCCGACCGGAAGTCCCTGACGGCCGTTCTGGACCTGACCGGACTCACCCCGGGCGACTGGAACCTCAGCGTCATCACCCACAACGGCTGGGAGTACCCGCGTGGCACCTTCACGGTGAGCCCGGCCCCGCTGGAGAACACCACGGCCCCGGCCGTCACCGGCACCGCCCGGGTCGGCTCCAGGCTCACCGCCGCGCCCGGTTCCTGGACGCCGGCCCCGGACTCGTACACCTACCAGTGGAAGGCCGACGGCCAGGTGATCTCGGGGGCCACCGCCGCCACGTACCTCGTGCCCGCCTCGCTGCGCGGCAAGAAGGTGACCGTCGCCGTCACCGCACGCAAGAGCGGCCGGCAGAGCACGACCGCCGAGTCCTCCGCACGCGTCATCACGGCGGCGCCCAGGGACCACGCGGGTACCGGTGCGGTGCCGGACGGCGTCGGGGATCTGCTGACGCTGAACTCCAGCGGCTCGCTCACCTTCCACCATGGTTCCGGTACGGGCGTCTTCTCGGGCAAGACCAGCGGCTCGGGCTGGCCGGCATCGGTCCGGGCGATCCCCTTCGGGGACGTGAACGGTGACCGCTGCAACGACGTGCTGGTGCGGATGGCCGACGGCTCCCTGCGGGCGTACCGGCCGGGCTGCGGGAAGGCGGTCACGCCGTCGACGTCGTACGTGTCGCTGGGCACGGGCTGGAACCAGTACGACGTGCTGACCTCGCCGGGGGACATCACCGGTGACGGACGGGCGGATCTGATCACCCGCAACTCCTCCACCGGGGCGGTGTACCTGCACAAGGGCACCAGCGACGGGAAGCCGGCGACGCGGGTGAAGCTGTACGACAACTGGAAGGGCTACAAGAAGGTCGTCGGGGTCGGGGATCTGAACGGCGACGGCCACGGGGATCTGGTGGCGCAGGACGCCTCGAACGAGCTGTGGCGCTACAACGGCACGGGCACGGGGAAGTTCGCCTCCCGGACGAAGGTGTTCGACGACTGGGGTGCTTCGTACAACGTCGTCGTCGGCGTCGGGGACATCACCCGTGACGGGAAGGCGGACCTCGTCTCCCGGGACACCTCCGGCAACCTGTGGCGCAACAGCGGCAACGGCAGCGGCTCGTTCTCCGGCCGGGTGAAGATCGCCACCGGGTGGCAGGGCTACAAGGCACTCTTCTGA